A section of the Harmonia axyridis chromosome 2, icHarAxyr1.1, whole genome shotgun sequence genome encodes:
- the LOC123672473 gene encoding cyclin-C isoform X1 produces MLMRLFSTLFYLIQQWLLDKQDLIRERRHDLSILTEEEYQKIFIFFASVIQTLGEQLKLRQQVIATATVYFKRFYARNSLKCIDPLLLAPTCIFLASKVEEFGVISNSRLITTCQTVIKNKFNYAYLQEFPYRTNHILECEFYLLENLDCCLIVYQPYRPLLQFIQDMGHEEQLLTLAWRVVNDSLRTDVCLLYPPYQIAIGALQIACVILQKDHKTWFAELNVDIEKIQEIARYIMNLFDLWKTYDEKKEIQGLLNKMPKPKPAPQR; encoded by the exons ATGTTGATGCGATTGTTTTCAACGCTTTTTTACCTAAT tcaGCAATGGCTTTTAGACAAACAAGATTTGATTCGAGAAAGAAGACATGATCTTTCCATTTTGACAGAGGAAGAATAccagaaaatttttatattttttgcaaGTG TTATTCAAACATTAGGTGAACAGCTGAAATTAAGGCAACAAGTTATAGCTACTGCCACAGTATACTTCAAGAGATTTTATGctagaaattcattaaaatgtATTGATCCTCTCCTTTTAGCTCCTACTTGTATATTTTTAGCTTCTAAAGTTGAAGAATTTGGTgtcatttcaaattcaagacTGATAACAACCTGCCAAACTGTTA taaagAATAAGTTTAATTATGCATATCTTCAGGAGTTCCCTTATAGAACCAATCATATACTGGAATGTGAATTCTATCTTTTAGAAAATTTAGATTGTTGTCTAATTGTCTACCAGCCTTATAGACCATTGTTGCAATTCATACAAGATATGGGACATGAAGAACAACTCCTCACTCTTGCATGGAGGGTAGTAAATGATTCTCTACGAACAGATGTATGCCTTCTATATCCTCCTTATCAAATAGCAATTGGAGCTCTTCAAATAGCTTGTGTCATTCTGCAGAAGGACCACAAAACATGGTTTGCAGAGCTCAATgtagatattgaaaaaattcaggaaatcGCAAGATACATAATGAATTTGTTTGACCTATGGAAAacttatgatgaaaaaaaagagaTTCAAGGTTTATTAAATAAGATGCCAAAACCCAAGCCTGCACCTCAAAGATGA
- the LOC123672474 gene encoding uncharacterized protein LOC123672474: MTEEVWNIDCSDDELREVQKTYEPAPEKLEELYNIIERGEIPELRWKSPGYRMPTPERKEQLEENKTIEIENKSDFDFMDEMGTPKLKIRNKGEETLKGSAKKKTTSLDGVLSNMRRHNLLPSKNS, encoded by the exons ATGACTGAAGAAGTTTGGAATATAGATTGTTCGGACGATGAATTGAGAGAAGTTCAAAAGACTTATGAGCCTGCTCCGGAAAAATTAGAAGAACTGTACAATATCATAGAGAGAGGTGAAATTCCAGAATTACGATGGAAGAGTCCGG GTTATCGAATGCCTACCCCAGAAAGAAAGGAGCAACTTGAAGAAAACAAAACTATAGA GATTGAAAATAAGTCTGACTTCGATTTTATGGATGAGATGGGAACACCTAAACTAAAAATTCGTAATAAGGGAGAAGAAACTCTGAAGGGAAGTGCCAAAAAGAAAACTACTTCTCTTGATGGCGTTTTAAGCAATATGAGGAGACACAATTTATTACCTTCCAAAAATAGCTGA
- the LOC123672473 gene encoding cyclin-C isoform X2 — protein sequence MAGNFWQSSHHQQWLLDKQDLIRERRHDLSILTEEEYQKIFIFFASVIQTLGEQLKLRQQVIATATVYFKRFYARNSLKCIDPLLLAPTCIFLASKVEEFGVISNSRLITTCQTVIKNKFNYAYLQEFPYRTNHILECEFYLLENLDCCLIVYQPYRPLLQFIQDMGHEEQLLTLAWRVVNDSLRTDVCLLYPPYQIAIGALQIACVILQKDHKTWFAELNVDIEKIQEIARYIMNLFDLWKTYDEKKEIQGLLNKMPKPKPAPQR from the exons ATGGCAGGAAACTTTTGGCAAAGTTCTCATCA tcaGCAATGGCTTTTAGACAAACAAGATTTGATTCGAGAAAGAAGACATGATCTTTCCATTTTGACAGAGGAAGAATAccagaaaatttttatattttttgcaaGTG TTATTCAAACATTAGGTGAACAGCTGAAATTAAGGCAACAAGTTATAGCTACTGCCACAGTATACTTCAAGAGATTTTATGctagaaattcattaaaatgtATTGATCCTCTCCTTTTAGCTCCTACTTGTATATTTTTAGCTTCTAAAGTTGAAGAATTTGGTgtcatttcaaattcaagacTGATAACAACCTGCCAAACTGTTA taaagAATAAGTTTAATTATGCATATCTTCAGGAGTTCCCTTATAGAACCAATCATATACTGGAATGTGAATTCTATCTTTTAGAAAATTTAGATTGTTGTCTAATTGTCTACCAGCCTTATAGACCATTGTTGCAATTCATACAAGATATGGGACATGAAGAACAACTCCTCACTCTTGCATGGAGGGTAGTAAATGATTCTCTACGAACAGATGTATGCCTTCTATATCCTCCTTATCAAATAGCAATTGGAGCTCTTCAAATAGCTTGTGTCATTCTGCAGAAGGACCACAAAACATGGTTTGCAGAGCTCAATgtagatattgaaaaaattcaggaaatcGCAAGATACATAATGAATTTGTTTGACCTATGGAAAacttatgatgaaaaaaaagagaTTCAAGGTTTATTAAATAAGATGCCAAAACCCAAGCCTGCACCTCAAAGATGA